In Staphylococcus saccharolyticus, one genomic interval encodes:
- a CDS encoding L-threonylcarbamoyladenylate synthase, with product MQTRIWDLREYEDDLHQYPQLDEIKRIMVEGGLVAFPTETVYGLGANARNEGAVKRIYTAKGRPSDNPLIVHIHDVKQLDQFVQYVDERVKVIMNELWPGPISFILPLKTGYLCDNVSGGLNSIAVRMPSHKIGRAFLRIVNEPIAAPSANLSGRPSPTTFEHVYQDLYEKVDGIINGNQSDEGLESTVLDCTQFPFRIARPGAITQEMIETVLPNSIGQSDFNNNEKPIAPGMKYKHYSPDTPVTIIRDLSENITANKSWENVAFIVPESKKQFIPNDAKFIPLCKDVTDIKTANHNLYSILHVLDQNSDIQRAFIFGFKYNSETEAIMNRMLKAAGNNVVEGDEL from the coding sequence ATGCAAACAAGAATATGGGATTTACGTGAGTATGAAGATGATTTGCATCAATATCCTCAACTAGATGAAATTAAAAGAATAATGGTTGAGGGGGGATTAGTTGCATTTCCTACTGAGACAGTTTATGGGCTCGGTGCAAATGCTAGAAATGAAGGTGCTGTTAAGCGTATTTACACTGCTAAAGGTCGTCCATCAGATAATCCTTTAATTGTTCATATTCATGATGTAAAGCAACTTGATCAATTTGTTCAATACGTCGATGAACGTGTCAAGGTTATAATGAATGAATTATGGCCAGGTCCGATTTCTTTTATATTACCTCTTAAAACTGGGTATTTATGCGATAATGTGAGTGGAGGATTGAATTCTATAGCTGTACGTATGCCAAGCCACAAAATAGGCAGAGCATTCCTACGAATTGTTAATGAACCTATTGCTGCCCCGAGTGCTAATTTAAGTGGCCGTCCATCGCCTACGACTTTTGAACATGTTTATCAGGATTTATATGAAAAAGTAGATGGAATTATAAATGGAAATCAAAGTGACGAAGGTTTAGAAAGTACCGTTTTAGATTGTACTCAATTCCCATTTCGTATTGCTCGACCAGGAGCAATTACACAAGAAATGATTGAAACAGTTTTACCAAACTCTATAGGACAATCTGATTTTAATAATAATGAGAAACCAATTGCGCCAGGTATGAAATACAAACATTACTCACCTGATACGCCTGTCACAATCATTAGAGATTTAAGTGAAAACATTACTGCTAATAAGAGTTGGGAAAATGTAGCTTTTATAGTTCCTGAAAGTAAAAAGCAATTTATCCCGAATGATGCAAAATTTATCCCATTGTGTAAAGATGTAACAGATATCAAAACTGCTAATCATAATTTATATAGCATTTTGCACGTGCTTGATCAAAACAGTGACATTCAACGAGCATTTATTTTTGGATTTAAATATAATTCTGAAACTGAAGCAATTATGAATAGAATGTTGAAAGCAGCTGGTAATAATGTCGTTGAAGGTGATGAACTATGA
- the rho gene encoding transcription termination factor Rho: protein MPERERTSPQYESFHELYKNNTTKELTQKAKSLKLSNYSKLNKKELVLAIMEAQMEKDGNYYMEGILDDIQQDGYGFLRTVNYSKGEKDIYISASQIRRFEIKRGDKVTGKVRKPKDNEKYYGLLQVDFVNDQNAEEVKKRPHFQALTPLYPEERILLETYPTNYSTRIMDLVTPIGLGQRGLIVAPPKAGKTSLLKEIANAIASNKPEAQLFILLVGERPEEVTDIERSVESAEVVHSTFDEPPEHHVKVAELLLERAKRLVEIGEDVIILMDSITRLARAYNLVIPPSGRTLSGGLDPASLHKPKAFFGAARNIEAGGSLTILATALVETGSRMDDMIYEEFKGTGNMELHLDRKLSERRVFPAIDIGRSSTRKEELLISKAELDSLWQLRNLFTDSTDFTERFIRKLKRSKNNHEFFQQLQKAAEESTKTGKPII from the coding sequence ATGCCTGAAAGAGAACGAACATCTCCACAGTATGAATCTTTCCACGAATTATATAAAAACAATACTACTAAAGAGCTCACTCAAAAAGCCAAATCTTTAAAATTGAGTAATTATAGTAAATTGAATAAAAAAGAATTAGTCTTAGCCATTATGGAAGCTCAAATGGAAAAAGACGGTAATTATTATATGGAAGGTATTCTAGATGATATCCAACAAGATGGTTATGGTTTCTTAAGAACTGTTAATTATTCTAAGGGTGAAAAGGATATCTATATTTCTGCGAGCCAAATTCGACGGTTTGAAATTAAACGTGGTGATAAAGTAACTGGTAAAGTGCGTAAACCAAAGGATAACGAAAAATATTATGGATTACTGCAAGTCGACTTTGTCAATGATCAGAATGCAGAGGAAGTAAAAAAACGCCCACACTTTCAAGCGTTAACACCTCTATACCCTGAAGAAAGAATTTTATTAGAAACGTATCCTACTAATTATTCTACTCGTATCATGGATTTAGTAACCCCAATAGGACTTGGGCAACGTGGTCTTATTGTAGCGCCTCCTAAAGCTGGTAAAACAAGTTTATTGAAGGAAATTGCTAATGCTATTGCAAGTAATAAACCTGAAGCACAATTATTTATTTTACTCGTTGGCGAACGTCCTGAAGAGGTGACTGATATTGAGAGATCTGTTGAATCTGCTGAAGTTGTACATTCTACTTTTGATGAACCTCCAGAACATCATGTTAAAGTAGCAGAATTACTACTTGAACGTGCCAAACGTTTAGTTGAGATTGGTGAAGACGTTATTATTTTAATGGACTCAATCACACGTTTAGCACGTGCGTATAACCTTGTTATTCCTCCTAGTGGACGTACATTATCTGGTGGTCTTGATCCTGCTTCATTACACAAGCCAAAAGCATTCTTTGGAGCGGCTCGTAATATAGAAGCTGGAGGGAGTTTAACTATTTTAGCCACTGCATTAGTTGAAACTGGCTCTAGAATGGACGATATGATATATGAAGAGTTCAAAGGTACTGGTAATATGGAACTTCATCTTGATCGTAAGTTGTCTGAGCGCAGAGTGTTCCCTGCAATTGACATTGGTCGTAGTTCAACACGAAAAGAAGAGTTGTTAATTTCAAAAGCTGAGCTTGATTCACTGTGGCAATTACGTAATTTATTTACTGATTCTACAGACTTTACAGAACGCTTTATCAGAAAGTTAAAACGCTCAAAAAATAATCATGAATTTTTCCAACAGTTACAAAAAGCTGCTGAAGAAAGTACAAAAACTGGAAAACCAATTATTTAA
- a CDS encoding low molecular weight protein arginine phosphatase gives MKIIFVCTGNTCRSPLAESIGMQLLPSENITSRGLFTVNGQSISKESLKLIHQFNLPEPTCTQQFSIDDLEADLILTMTTSHKDLLMAQYGQHSNVYTLSEYVNDNEEVQDPFGASSEVYEQTYHQIYELIEKLKLKHT, from the coding sequence ATGAAAATAATATTCGTTTGTACTGGCAATACGTGTCGTAGTCCGTTAGCGGAAAGCATAGGAATGCAATTATTACCAAGTGAAAACATTACTTCTAGAGGACTATTTACTGTTAATGGTCAATCTATTTCTAAAGAGTCTTTAAAATTAATTCATCAGTTTAATTTACCCGAGCCAACTTGCACACAACAATTTAGCATTGATGATTTAGAAGCGGACCTCATTTTAACTATGACAACTTCTCATAAAGACTTACTAATGGCACAATATGGACAACACTCAAATGTTTACACGCTGAGTGAATATGTAAATGACAATGAAGAAGTTCAAGATCCATTTGGTGCTTCATCCGAAGTATATGAACAAACCTATCATCAAATTTATGAATTAATAGAAAAATTGAAGCTAAAACACACTTGA
- the wecB gene encoding non-hydrolyzing UDP-N-acetylglucosamine 2-epimerase has translation MKKIMTIFGTRPEAIKMAPLVKALEQDPDLEPIVVVTAQHREMLDSVLNIFGVTPQYDLNVMKVGQTLSGITSKSIVKLEDIIQDVMPNMVLVHGDTLTTFSGALAAFYNQVPIGHVEAGLRSYEKYSPFPEEVNRQMVGVMADLHFAPTYHAAQNLIKEGKLPDQVVITGNTAIDAMNFTISNHYTSQIIEKHKDKKVVLLTAHRRENIGQPMINIFKAVKKIIDDYEDLVLIYPVHMNPKVRELAHKYLGNHPRVELIEPLDVVDFHNFAKQSYLILTDSGGIQEEAPSLHKPVLVLRESTERPEGVEAGTLKVIGTKEETVFKALKQLLDNSYIYQNMCNAKNPYGDGQASERIVNHIKYYLGLINEKPNHFELAKD, from the coding sequence ATGAAAAAAATTATGACCATATTTGGCACAAGACCAGAAGCTATTAAAATGGCACCGCTTGTTAAAGCATTAGAACAAGATCCTGATTTAGAGCCCATTGTGGTTGTTACTGCGCAACATCGAGAAATGTTAGATTCAGTGTTAAATATATTTGGCGTTACACCACAATATGATTTGAACGTTATGAAAGTAGGACAAACATTATCTGGCATTACCTCTAAATCAATTGTTAAATTGGAAGACATTATTCAAGATGTAATGCCTAATATGGTGCTTGTTCACGGGGATACGTTAACTACATTTTCTGGAGCACTAGCTGCATTTTATAATCAGGTACCAATAGGTCATGTTGAAGCGGGTTTAAGAAGCTATGAAAAATATTCTCCGTTTCCTGAAGAAGTGAATAGACAAATGGTTGGGGTAATGGCAGACTTGCACTTTGCCCCAACATATCATGCAGCTCAAAATCTTATTAAAGAAGGTAAGCTTCCAGACCAAGTAGTGATTACAGGAAATACTGCTATTGATGCAATGAATTTTACTATTAGCAATCATTATACGTCTCAAATCATTGAAAAACATAAAGATAAAAAAGTTGTTTTACTTACTGCTCATAGAAGAGAAAATATTGGTCAACCTATGATCAACATCTTTAAAGCAGTGAAAAAAATTATTGATGATTATGAAGATTTAGTTTTAATTTATCCTGTACATATGAATCCAAAAGTGAGAGAACTAGCTCATAAATATTTAGGTAATCATCCTAGAGTAGAGCTCATAGAACCACTTGATGTTGTTGACTTCCATAACTTTGCGAAACAGTCTTATCTCATATTGACAGATTCAGGTGGTATCCAAGAAGAAGCTCCATCCTTACATAAGCCAGTTCTTGTATTGAGAGAGAGTACTGAGAGACCAGAAGGCGTAGAAGCAGGAACTTTAAAAGTCATAGGGACGAAAGAAGAAACTGTTTTTAAAGCTTTAAAACAGTTGTTAGATAATAGTTATATTTATCAAAACATGTGTAATGCAAAGAATCCATATGGGGATGGACAAGCTAGTGAAAGAATCGTAAACCATATAAAATATTATCTAGGTCTAATAAATGAAAAACCCAATCATTTTGAATTAGCAAAAGATTAA
- a CDS encoding type B 50S ribosomal protein L31 encodes MKQGIHPEYHKVIFLDTTTNFKFLSGSTKTSLETMEWEDGNEYPVIRLDVSSDSHPFYTGRQKFAAADGRVERFNKKFGLKSNNN; translated from the coding sequence ATGAAACAAGGAATTCATCCTGAATATCACAAAGTTATCTTTTTAGATACAACTACAAACTTTAAATTCCTAAGTGGTTCTACAAAAACATCTTTAGAAACAATGGAATGGGAAGATGGAAATGAATACCCAGTTATTCGTTTAGACGTATCTTCAGATTCACATCCATTCTATACTGGACGTCAAAAATTCGCTGCAGCGGATGGTCGTGTGGAACGCTTCAACAAAAAGTTTGGTCTCAAATCAAACAACAATTAA
- a CDS encoding thymidine kinase has product MYETYHSGWIETITGSMFSGKSEELIRRLRRGIYAKQKVVVFKPTIDDRYHKEKVVSHNGNEIEAINISIAREIFNQELDDVDVIGIDEVQFFDNGIVNIVETLAEKGHRVIVAGLDMDFRGEPFEPMPKLLAVSERVTKLQAVCAVCGSSSSRTQRLINGKPAKIDDPIILVGANESYEPRCRAHHNVAPSENDKEEM; this is encoded by the coding sequence ATGTATGAAACGTACCATTCGGGTTGGATTGAAACAATTACAGGAAGCATGTTTAGTGGGAAATCTGAGGAATTAATACGACGATTAAGACGCGGTATTTATGCCAAACAAAAAGTAGTAGTTTTTAAACCAACAATTGATGATCGTTACCATAAAGAAAAGGTCGTCTCACATAATGGTAATGAGATTGAAGCAATTAATATATCAATAGCAAGAGAAATTTTTAATCAAGAATTAGATGATGTGGATGTCATCGGAATCGATGAAGTTCAATTTTTTGATAATGGAATTGTGAATATAGTTGAAACTTTAGCTGAGAAAGGGCATCGTGTTATTGTAGCAGGTCTTGATATGGATTTTAGGGGAGAACCGTTTGAACCTATGCCTAAATTATTAGCAGTTAGTGAACGTGTAACTAAGTTACAAGCGGTTTGTGCGGTATGCGGTTCCTCATCAAGTCGCACACAACGGTTAATCAATGGTAAGCCAGCTAAAATTGATGATCCTATTATTTTAGTTGGCGCTAACGAGAGCTATGAACCACGGTGTAGGGCACATCACAATGTTGCACCAAGCGAAAATGACAAGGAGGAAATGTAG
- the upp gene encoding uracil phosphoribosyltransferase, whose protein sequence is MSKVHVFDHPLIQHKLSYIRDARTGTKEFRELVDEVGMLMAYEVTRDLELQDVEIQTPVTKMTAKRLAGKKLAIVPILRAGLGMTDGVLSLVPAARVGHIGLYRDPETLKAVEYFAKMPQDIDERQIIVVDPMLATGASAIEAISSLKKRGAKSIRFMCLIAAPEGVEKMQEAHPDVDIYIAALDDKLNDKAYITPGLGDAGDRLFGTK, encoded by the coding sequence ATGAGTAAAGTACATGTTTTTGATCATCCGTTAATTCAACATAAATTAAGCTATATTCGAGATGCTCGTACGGGTACAAAAGAATTTAGAGAACTTGTAGATGAAGTTGGAATGTTAATGGCTTATGAGGTAACCAGAGATTTAGAATTACAAGATGTTGAAATTCAAACGCCTGTAACTAAGATGACTGCTAAACGTTTGGCAGGGAAAAAATTGGCAATTGTACCAATTTTAAGAGCAGGTTTAGGAATGACTGATGGAGTTTTAAGTCTAGTACCAGCTGCAAGAGTTGGTCACATCGGCTTATATAGAGATCCAGAAACTCTAAAAGCAGTAGAGTACTTTGCTAAAATGCCTCAAGATATAGATGAAAGACAAATTATTGTTGTTGACCCAATGTTAGCAACAGGCGCCTCAGCAATAGAAGCAATTTCTTCATTAAAAAAGCGTGGTGCTAAAAGTATTCGTTTTATGTGCTTAATTGCCGCTCCAGAAGGTGTTGAAAAGATGCAAGAAGCACATCCAGATGTAGACATTTACATCGCTGCATTAGATGATAAATTAAATGATAAAGCATATATTACACCTGGATTAGGTGATGCTGGAGATAGATTATTTGGTACTAAATAA
- a CDS encoding aldehyde dehydrogenase family protein has protein sequence MRNFTKQYINGEWVDSASGATIDVINPATEEVMGSIAKGNEEDVNKAVEAADNVYLEFRHSFVEERKELLDKIVKEYQNRKDDIIQAITDELGAPLSVSENVHYQMGLNHFTAARDALDNFEFEEQRGDDLVVKEAIGVAGLVTPWNFPTNQTSLKLAAAFATGSPVVLKPSEETPFAAIILAEIFDKVGLPKGVFNLVNGDGSGVGNPLSEHPKVRMMSFTGSGPTGSKIMEKAAKDFKKVSLELGGKSPYIVLDDVDIEEAAKATTKKVVSNTGQVCTAGTRVLIPESLREDYLSAVKEQFNNVKVGNPREEGTQVGPIISKKQFDQVQDYINKGINEGAELFYGGPGKPEGLDKGYFARPTIFINVDNHMTIAQEEIFGPVMSVITYNNLDEAIEIANDTKYGLAGYVIGKDKETLRKVARSVEAGTIEINEAGRKPDLPFGGYKQSGLGREWGDYGIEEFLEVKSIAGYYK, from the coding sequence ATGAGAAATTTCACTAAACAATATATAAATGGTGAATGGGTTGATAGTGCAAGTGGAGCAACAATTGATGTAATTAACCCAGCAACCGAAGAAGTAATGGGCTCTATAGCTAAAGGTAACGAAGAAGATGTTAATAAAGCTGTAGAAGCTGCAGATAATGTATATTTAGAATTTCGTCATAGTTTTGTTGAAGAAAGAAAAGAACTTTTAGATAAAATTGTTAAAGAATATCAAAATAGAAAAGATGATATAATTCAAGCGATTACAGATGAACTAGGTGCGCCCTTATCAGTTTCTGAGAACGTTCATTATCAAATGGGATTAAATCATTTTACGGCTGCAAGAGATGCTTTAGATAACTTTGAATTTGAAGAGCAACGTGGTGATGATTTAGTTGTTAAAGAAGCGATTGGTGTTGCAGGACTTGTTACACCATGGAATTTCCCTACAAATCAAACTTCACTCAAATTAGCTGCTGCGTTTGCTACTGGAAGTCCAGTAGTACTAAAACCTTCCGAAGAGACACCATTTGCGGCAATCATTTTAGCTGAAATCTTCGATAAAGTTGGTTTACCTAAAGGTGTATTTAATCTAGTTAATGGAGATGGTTCAGGTGTTGGAAATCCTTTAAGTGAACATCCAAAGGTTAGAATGATGTCATTTACTGGTTCTGGTCCAACAGGTTCTAAAATTATGGAAAAGGCAGCTAAGGACTTCAAGAAAGTTTCACTTGAACTAGGCGGTAAATCTCCATATATTGTATTAGATGATGTAGATATAGAAGAAGCAGCAAAAGCAACAACTAAAAAAGTTGTCAGTAATACTGGTCAAGTATGCACAGCAGGGACACGTGTGCTTATTCCTGAGAGTCTTAGAGAAGATTACCTATCAGCTGTAAAAGAACAATTTAATAATGTTAAAGTTGGTAATCCACGTGAAGAAGGTACTCAAGTCGGACCTATTATTAGTAAAAAACAATTTGATCAAGTTCAAGATTATATCAATAAAGGTATTAATGAGGGTGCAGAATTGTTCTACGGTGGTCCTGGTAAACCTGAAGGATTAGATAAAGGTTACTTTGCTCGTCCAACTATTTTCATTAACGTTGATAACCATATGACTATTGCACAAGAAGAAATATTTGGTCCTGTCATGTCAGTTATCACTTATAACAATTTAGATGAAGCAATTGAAATTGCAAATGATACTAAATATGGTTTAGCTGGATATGTAATTGGTAAAGATAAAGAAACATTACGTAAAGTAGCACGCTCTGTTGAAGCTGGAACAATTGAAATCAATGAAGCTGGAAGAAAACCTGATTTACCTTTTGGCGGCTATAAACAATCAGGTTTAGGTCGTGAATGGGGCGACTATGGTATAGAAGAATTCCTTGAAGTCAAATCAATTGCTGGTTATTATAAATAA
- the prfA gene encoding peptide chain release factor 1, producing MFDQLDIVEERYEQLNEMLSDPDVVNDADKLRKYSKEQSDLQKTVDVYRSYKTKKEELLDIEDMLEDTSDKEEVDMLKEESSVLKAELPEMEEELKILLIPKDPNDDKDVIVEIRAAAGGDEAAIFAGDLMRMYSKFAETNGFKTEIVEASESDHGGYKEISFSVSGTGAYSKLKFENGAHRVQRVPETESGGRIHTSTATVAVLPEAEDVEIEIRNEDLKIDTYRSSGAGGQHVNTTDSAVRITHLPTGVIATSSEKSQIQNREKAMKVLKARLYDMKLQEEQQKYATQRKSAVGTGDRSERIRTYNYPQSRVTDHRIGLTLQKLGQIMEGHLEEIVDALTLSEQTEKLKELNNGEL from the coding sequence GTGTTTGATCAATTAGATATAGTTGAAGAACGATATGAACAATTAAACGAAATGTTAAGCGATCCTGATGTCGTTAATGATGCAGATAAATTAAGAAAGTATTCTAAGGAGCAATCGGATTTACAAAAGACGGTAGATGTTTATCGTAGTTATAAAACAAAAAAAGAAGAATTACTTGATATTGAAGATATGTTGGAAGATACGTCTGATAAAGAAGAAGTTGATATGTTAAAAGAGGAAAGCAGTGTATTAAAGGCTGAATTACCAGAAATGGAAGAAGAACTTAAAATCTTACTTATTCCTAAAGATCCAAATGATGACAAGGACGTTATTGTTGAGATTCGTGCAGCTGCAGGCGGAGATGAAGCAGCAATATTTGCTGGTGATTTAATGAGAATGTATTCTAAGTTTGCAGAGACAAATGGTTTTAAAACTGAGATTGTTGAAGCTTCAGAAAGTGATCATGGTGGTTATAAGGAAATCAGTTTCTCAGTCTCTGGTACGGGTGCCTATAGTAAATTGAAATTTGAAAATGGTGCGCATCGAGTGCAACGCGTTCCCGAAACCGAATCAGGAGGGCGTATTCATACTTCTACTGCCACAGTAGCTGTATTACCAGAAGCTGAAGATGTAGAGATTGAAATTCGTAATGAAGACTTAAAGATAGATACTTATCGTTCTAGTGGTGCAGGTGGTCAACATGTTAACACTACTGACTCAGCAGTACGTATTACCCACTTACCTACAGGTGTTATTGCGACATCATCTGAAAAATCACAAATTCAAAACCGTGAAAAAGCGATGAAAGTTTTGAAAGCACGTTTATATGATATGAAACTTCAAGAAGAACAACAAAAATATGCAACTCAAAGAAAATCTGCAGTAGGTACAGGCGACCGTTCTGAAAGAATTAGAACTTACAACTATCCTCAAAGTCGTGTAACAGATCACCGTATAGGTTTAACGTTACAAAAGTTAGGTCAAATTATGGAAGGTCATTTAGAGGAAATCGTAGATGCACTTACACTTTCAGAACAAACAGAAAAATTGAAAGAATTAAACAATGGTGAGCTATAG
- the glyA gene encoding serine hydroxymethyltransferase: MSYIEKQDKVIFEAIQKEYQRQNSNIELIASENFVSEAVMEVQGSVLTNKYAEGYPGKRYYGGCEHVDVTETIAIDRAKALFGAEHVNVQPHSGSQANMAVYLVAIEMGDTVLGMNLSHGGHLTHGSPVNFSGKFYNFVEYGVDKETELINYDEVRRLALEHKPKLIVAGASAYSRTINFKKFREIADEVGAKLMVDMAHIAGLVATGLHPNPVEYADFVTTTTHKTLRGPRGGMILCKEEYKKEIDKTIFPGIQGGPLEHVIAAKAVAFGEALHSDFKTYQQQVVKNAQVLASTLINEGFRVVSGGTDNHLVAVDVKRSINITGKIAEETLDKVGITCNKNTVPFDQEKPFVTSGIRLGTPAATSRGFDESAFEEVTKIISLALNNTDDEAKLNKAKERVHALTSKYPLYE, encoded by the coding sequence ATGTCTTATATCGAAAAGCAGGATAAAGTAATTTTTGAAGCAATCCAAAAGGAGTATCAGAGACAAAATAGCAATATTGAATTAATTGCATCAGAAAACTTTGTGTCAGAGGCTGTTATGGAAGTCCAAGGTTCGGTACTAACGAATAAATACGCTGAAGGTTATCCAGGGAAACGTTACTATGGCGGTTGTGAACATGTAGATGTCACTGAAACCATTGCTATTGACAGAGCTAAAGCTTTATTTGGTGCTGAACATGTTAACGTACAACCTCACTCAGGCTCACAAGCAAATATGGCCGTGTATTTGGTGGCTATTGAAATGGGAGATACCGTGTTAGGTATGAATCTAAGTCATGGTGGGCATTTAACACATGGATCTCCAGTTAACTTTAGTGGTAAATTTTATAATTTCGTTGAGTATGGTGTTGATAAGGAAACTGAATTAATTAACTATGATGAAGTCCGTCGTCTTGCTCTTGAGCATAAACCTAAACTGATTGTGGCTGGAGCTTCTGCATATTCAAGAACAATTAATTTTAAAAAGTTCAGAGAAATTGCGGATGAAGTAGGAGCGAAGTTAATGGTTGATATGGCTCACATAGCTGGCTTAGTTGCTACCGGATTGCATCCAAATCCTGTAGAGTATGCAGATTTTGTAACAACTACAACTCATAAAACATTACGAGGACCTCGTGGTGGTATGATTTTATGTAAAGAAGAATATAAAAAAGAGATAGACAAAACTATTTTCCCTGGTATTCAAGGCGGTCCGCTTGAACATGTAATTGCAGCTAAAGCTGTGGCTTTTGGAGAAGCATTACATAGTGACTTTAAAACTTATCAACAACAAGTTGTTAAAAACGCTCAAGTTTTAGCATCAACTTTAATCAATGAAGGTTTCAGGGTTGTATCTGGTGGAACTGATAATCATTTAGTAGCTGTTGATGTTAAAAGATCAATTAATATTACTGGTAAGATTGCTGAAGAAACTTTAGATAAAGTGGGTATCACATGTAATAAAAACACAGTTCCATTCGACCAAGAAAAACCTTTTGTTACAAGTGGTATTAGATTAGGTACACCTGCAGCCACTTCACGTGGATTTGATGAATCAGCATTTGAGGAAGTAACAAAAATTATTAGTTTAGCTTTAAATAATACAGATGATGAAGCAAAACTTAATAAAGCTAAAGAAAGAGTACACGCACTCACTTCTAAATATCCGTTATACGAATAA
- the prmC gene encoding peptide chain release factor N(5)-glutamine methyltransferase, translating into MVSYREKLEEAIQRTIEKGFEQTRAEWLFLDIFNWSRTDYLIHKHDEVTQTDISKFNLALKRMLSGEPIQYIVGFQSFYGYQFKVNNHCLIPRLETEEVMLHFLNLCSDRQTVADIGTGSGVIAITLKLLKPDLNVYATDLYRDALEVAEENAQYHLQDIHFLEGNALKPLIKKQIKIDGLISNPPYIDKSESVFMDDTVLKYEPHQALFADDKGYAIYIDILKNLPLIMNDGGFIVFEIGYQQGEKLKSIIHHLYPNKQVEVIKDINGNQRIVSLKW; encoded by the coding sequence ATGGTGAGCTATAGAGAAAAACTTGAAGAAGCTATTCAACGCACTATAGAAAAAGGTTTTGAACAAACGAGAGCTGAGTGGTTATTTTTAGACATTTTTAATTGGTCACGAACGGACTATCTTATTCATAAGCATGATGAAGTGACACAAACAGATATCTCAAAATTTAATCTAGCATTAAAAAGAATGCTTTCCGGAGAACCTATACAATATATTGTTGGTTTTCAATCATTCTACGGGTACCAATTTAAAGTCAATAACCATTGTTTGATTCCACGACTAGAAACTGAAGAAGTAATGCTACATTTTCTAAACCTTTGTAGTGACAGACAAACAGTAGCTGATATAGGTACAGGAAGTGGTGTAATTGCTATTACACTTAAATTACTTAAACCTGATTTAAACGTGTATGCCACTGATTTATATCGTGATGCACTAGAGGTAGCTGAAGAAAACGCACAATATCATCTGCAAGATATTCACTTTCTTGAAGGTAATGCTTTAAAACCACTCATTAAGAAACAAATAAAAATAGATGGCTTAATTTCTAATCCGCCATACATAGATAAAAGTGAATCAGTTTTTATGGATGATACAGTACTTAAATATGAACCTCATCAGGCACTTTTTGCTGACGACAAAGGTTATGCGATTTATATAGATATTTTAAAAAATTTACCATTAATTATGAACGATGGTGGGTTTATCGTTTTTGAAATTGGGTATCAACAAGGTGAAAAACTGAAATCTATCATTCATCATTTATATCCAAATAAGCAAGTAGAAGTAATCAAAGATATTAATGGCAACCAACGGATTGTGTCACTAAAATGGTAA
- a CDS encoding ATP synthase subunit I, which yields MSRFNIIFKQYIQYYLCLLIILGILYLIIPRPFILGLIIGACGSLVNTYIFESYLTRSRKHDTTHVATGSTWRYAVAIITCLLWFFCKEHINIIGVLIGLMISYIVIILRPLLQRE from the coding sequence ATGAGTCGTTTCAACATCATTTTTAAACAATATATACAGTATTATCTTTGTTTGTTGATAATTCTTGGAATATTGTACTTAATTATACCCCGCCCATTTATTTTGGGTTTAATAATAGGTGCATGCGGTTCTTTAGTAAATACATATATCTTTGAAAGTTATCTAACAAGGTCGAGGAAACATGACACTACACATGTAGCCACGGGTAGTACGTGGAGATATGCTGTAGCAATTATCACTTGTTTGTTATGGTTTTTCTGCAAAGAGCACATCAATATTATTGGAGTATTAATTGGTTTAATGATTTCTTATATTGTAATCATATTGCGCCCTCTGCTACAAAGGGAGTGA